CGGTGCTTGCGCGGGCTGACCTCGGCGATGAGCGGCGGGCCGATCGGGTAGATGGCCGTCGCGATGCCGTATCCAAGAACCAGCGTGACGATCGCGGCCGTCGGTGACGTCGCCAGCGGCAGGCAGGCCAGGATGATCCCGCCGATCACGAGCGATGCTGCGCCGACGTACACGCGGGCGACACGCGACGGCTTTCCCTTGCGCAGTAGGCGATCTGACAGCCAGCCGGCGCCGACCAGCACGATGAGTGAGGAGATGCTCGGCAGGCCAAGCAGCGAGCCGGCGGCCGTCTCGGACATCCCGAACGCCGAGATGAAGTACGTCGGCAGGAAGGTCAGCACGATCGCGAGAAGCGCACCGTGCGGGAACATCGCGATGACGGTGGCGACGTTGGTGCGGCAGAAAAGGACCTTGCGCAGCGGTACGTCGCGCTCGACCTCCTCTGCGGTCGTGCCGGTGACCTGCTCCTCGGGGACGGCCGCGGCGCTTGTCATCGTCGCGTGCGGGCCCTCTTGGCCGACGAACAGCCACGCGATCGTCCAGACGACACCGATTGCGATGAGCGTGATGAAGCCCCAGCGCCAGCCGTAGGCGACGATGATCAGGGTCAGCAGTGGTGCGACCGCGATCTTGGCGACCGACGCACCGGCCGAGAGGATGCCCTGCGGCAGACCACGCTTCTCGTTGGGGAACCACGAGTACGCGACGTTGTTGGCCACCGGGTTGAAGGGGCCCTCGGCCGCACCGAGGCCGATCCGGCTAAACAGCAGGCTGCCAAAGCTGGCGACGAGCAGGACGGGAAGCTGAGTGACCGACCAGAGGATCGCCAGCACGATCAGGATGGCGCGGCCACTGACCTTCGTCATGATCCAGCCAATGGCCAGACAGGTGATGCCGTAAAGGAAGTAGAACGCGCTGCCGAGGAAGCCGAACTGCGACGTCGTCAGGCCGAACTCGGGGATGATCTGGGCGGCGGTCAGGCCGAGGATGGCTTTGTCGGCCCAGTTGATCACCATCAGCAAGAAGAGCATCCCGAGGACAACCCAGGCTTTGCGCTGGACGGGCGGCTCGTTCGTTGTGGGGTCGTTGAGGGCGGCCGGTGAGGTCGCTACCATCGTGGTCCTCTCCAAGTCGGGGGAGTGATACTAGAATCACGTTCCGATACCCTAGAGGTAAACGTGACATAGTTGTCAACTACGTCCCACTATTTGTTTCCTGTGGATTTTGGCTGGTACAGCCCCTGGCGCTGACCTCCAGGGCGCGAGCGCGGCGGCATGTCGGTGGCCGGTCGTACCCTGGTGTCCGTGAGAGCGAAGACTGACCTGGTGCCCACCAGCGGCCGTTTCGAGGTCGTGAGCGAGTTTCAGCCATCCGGCGACCAGCCGGCCGCCATCA
The nucleotide sequence above comes from Epidermidibacterium keratini. Encoded proteins:
- a CDS encoding MFS transporter; the encoded protein is MVATSPAALNDPTTNEPPVQRKAWVVLGMLFLLMVINWADKAILGLTAAQIIPEFGLTTSQFGFLGSAFYFLYGITCLAIGWIMTKVSGRAILIVLAILWSVTQLPVLLVASFGSLLFSRIGLGAAEGPFNPVANNVAYSWFPNEKRGLPQGILSAGASVAKIAVAPLLTLIIVAYGWRWGFITLIAIGVVWTIAWLFVGQEGPHATMTSAAAVPEEQVTGTTAEEVERDVPLRKVLFCRTNVATVIAMFPHGALLAIVLTFLPTYFISAFGMSETAAGSLLGLPSISSLIVLVGAGWLSDRLLRKGKPSRVARVYVGAASLVIGGIILACLPLATSPTAAIVTLVLGYGIATAIYPIGPPLIAEVSPRKHRAKTQAILYAFIACAGIIGPWLTGIIAETGATPAEGFGRAFQVFGIAVIVAGVVFALLANPARDREKLGTEAT